The sequence CTCACCGGTGTTGGTCTGCAGGTCCGCCGGGCCGAAGTTGACGACGTGGGCGCCGAGCCGCAGCGCCGAGGACCAGAACGCGGTCCGGGTCCTGGTCGAGGTCATCGCGAAGTAGATGCCGACCACCTGGCCGGCCAGCGGCTCGTGGTGGACGGAGGTGCCCGCGGAGTGGGCGACGCCCCGGCGCACGATCCGCTCCAGCTCGCCGTCGCTCAGGTCTTGGAGCGACACCAGCCTGCGGGCGGCACTCATCGGGCCGCAGCCATCCGGCGGCGCAGGCTCGCCGGCCGCAGGTCGGTCCAGATCTTCCCGATGTGGGCCAGGCACTCGTCCTTGCTGCCCTCGGTGCCCTCCGGGTGCCAGCCGGCCGGGAGGGCCCGGTCGGCCCACCAGACCGAGTACTGCTCCTCGTCGTTGAGCACCACGAGATAGCGGCGGTCGTCGGCTTCCTCAGCGTGCATTTTCCCACCTCCGGTGAACAAGGGATCCGTGCAGACACGGACTCTCCCGAGCTTCGGGAACCCGCCATAACCGAGCCATATTCGCCAGATACACCGAGGCCAAGGAGGTGCGCGCGGCCGGAACCGGCCGACTGGGCCGGACGTATGGGCCGGGTATAGATCCCGCGCCTACCGTTCCGGATATGGATACGGGAACGGCGATGGTGCGGCTTGAGTCCGTGAGCAGAGGATTCGGCAAGCGCGACAACAGGGTCATCGCCCTCGACGAGGTGACGCTGGACTTCCCCGAAGGGGTCTTCACCGCGGTGATGGGCCCCTCCGGTTCGGGCAAGTCGACCATGTTGCAGTGCGCGGCCGGCATAGACCGGGTCGACTCCGGCGAGGTCACGCTGGCGGGCACCCCGCTGCGCGGCCTGAGCGAGGCCGCGCTGACCAGGCTGAGACGACAGCATGTCGGCTTCGTCTTCCAGACCTTCAATCTGATCCCGTCGCTGACCGCGCGGCAGAACGTGGCGCTCCCGCTGATGCTGGCGGGGAGGAAACCCGCCCGCAAGGCCGTGGACGCCGCGCTGGAGCGGCTGGGGCTGGGCGAGCGCAAGCAGCACCGTCCCGGCGAGCTGTCCGGCGGCCAGCAGCAGCGGGTCGCGATCGCGCGGGCGCTGCTGACCGGGCCGAAGGTGCTGTTCGCCGACGAGCCGACCGGGGCGCTGGACTCCAAGTCCTCCCGGCAGGTCATGCAGTTGCTGCGCGAGCTGGTCGACACCAGCGGGCAGACCATCATCATGGTCACCCACGACCCGGTCGCCGCCTCCTATGCCGACCAGATCGTCTTCCTGGCCGACGGCCGTCCGGCGGGCGTGCTGGAATCCCCCACCCCCGAGCTGGCCGCGGCGCGGATCACGAAGCTGGAGCAGTCATGGTGAGGTTGGCGCTCGCGACCGTACGAGCCCGTGCCGTCTCGTACGCGGGCGCGTTCATCGCCCTGGCGCTGGGGGTCGGGATCATCGCGATGATGACCCTGGCCCTGTGGGCCGTGGGGTCCACCGATCTGTCGGGGCCGCAGCGGTACGCCGCGGCCCCCGCCGTCGTGACCCAGCCCGTCACCTACAAGCTGACCGACGACGACGGCGACGCGCGCGAGTTCCCGATCGCGCGCCCGGGCGACCTGCCCGCGTCCACCGTGCGCGCGCTGGCCGGCACCGGCCGGACCGTCGAGGACCGGTCGTTCTCCGCCCGGCTGCCCGGCGGTCCCGGCGACCAGGTCGGCCATCCGTGGTCGGCGGCCGCCTTCACCCCCTACCGGCTCGCCTCGGGCCGGGCCCCGCACGCCGCCGGCGAGATCGTGGTCGGCGGCGGCGATCCCGCCCTGGTCGGCAAGCGGGTCGAGGTCGCCGTGAACGGCACGTTCACCGGCTACAAGGTCGTCGGCGTCACCGCTCTGGTCTGGTTCGAGGATGCCGTGTTCTTCACCGACGCCGAGGCCAGGAGGCTGTCGCCCGGTGTCCAGGCCGTCGTGGCCTACGGCCCGCTCGGCGAGGTCCGCGAGGCGGCCGGGCGGGCGAGCGTGCTGACCGGGGAGTCCCGGCTGCTCGCCGAGGCCGACCAGGAGGGCGGCCGGGACCAGCTGAGGGACGCCGAGGGCATGGCGGGCACCTCGCTGATGATCGTGGCGTTCGTCGCGGTCTTCGTGGTGATCGCCACCTTCGCGTTCGTGGTGGACCAGCGCCGCCGCGAACTCGCCCTGTTCCGCACCATCGGGGCGACGCCCTGGCAGGTGCGGCGGATGGTGCTGCTGGAGGCGCTGCTGCTGGCGGCGGTCGCCTCCGCGCTGGGCTGTCTGATCGGCGGCCAGGGTGCCGCGCTCCTCCAGGACTTCATGATCGACAAGGACATCGCGCCGGCCTGGTACGAGATCGACGTCGTCTGGCCGCCCCTGGTGATCGCCTTCGCCGCGGGTCTGCTGTCGGCGATGCTCGGCACCGCCGCCGTGTCCTGGAAGGCGGGCCGGGTCAAGCCCGCCGAGGCGCTGCGCGAGGCCACCGGGCACCGCCGGGTGCTGACCCCCGTCCGCCTGGTGCTCGGTGTCGCCCTGCTCGGGCTGGGCCTGCAGAAGAGCCTGTCGGCGGTGGACAGCCCGCTCACCGCGATGAGCATGCAGAACTACTTCCCGGTGCCGGTGCTGATCGTGGGCGGCTGCGCGCTGCTGACCCCGCTGCTGCTGCGCCCGGTGCTGTTCCTCGCCTCCTGGCCGCTGGGCCGGCTCGGCGCCGGAGCCATGATCGTGCGGGAAGGCGCGCTGTTCGCCGGCCGCCGCACCGCCTCGGTCGCGGCGCCGGTCGTGCTGGCGCTCGGCCTCGGCGGCGCGCTGCTCACCGCGCCGATCGCCGCCGGCGACGCCGGCGCGGCGGGGCTGCGCGCCCAGGCCAAGGCCGACTACACGATGGTCGCCGACGACGGAGCCACCATCGGCGCCGCCACCCGGGAGAAGGTGCTCGCCCTGCCGGGCGTCCAGGCCGCCGCGCTGACCCCGGGCGAACTGCGGCTGTCCGGGGCGAAGGACCGCTACATCGGCACGCTGTCCAGCTGGGCGGTGGACCCGAAGGCGCTGGCCGCCACCCAGGACCTGAAGATCACCGAGGGCTCGCTCGACCGGTTCGGCGACCGGCAGCTCGTCCTCGACGAGGACACCGCGGCCGAGTTCGGCATCAAGGCCGGGGACGAGGTGAAGGCCGGGCTGCCCGACGGCACGGCGGTGAACCTGACGGTCGCGGCGCTGAGCGGACCGTCGGTGCTCGGCGAGACCGGCTATGTGTCCGGCGCCCACGCGGCCGGTGGCGAGCCGACCCGGATCGACGTGAAGGTCGGCCGCGGCGGCGACCGGGCCGCGGTGGCCGCCGCGCTGCGCGAGGCGGCGCACGACCAGCCGGTCAGGGTCGCGCCGATGGCCGAGTTCCTCGACGAGATGCGCGCCGACCAGCAGGACCAGGCGCGGCTCGCGACGCTGATCGTGTTCGGGCTGGCGCTCGGCTACGCGCTGCTCGCGATCGCCAACACCCTGGTCATGGCGGCCCCGGGCCGGCGCCGGGAGCTGGCGGCCCTGAACCTGTCCGGCGCCACGCGCGGCGACACGCTCAAGTACGTCGCGGCGGAGACCGCGGTCGCGGCGGTCGCCGGGGTGATCCTCGGCGCGGTCGCGGCCGGCCTGGTGGTGGCCGGCCAGCGGGCCGCGCTGACCAAGCTGGCCGGAGGGTTCGCCTTCGCGGTGCCGTGGGGGTCCATCGTCGCCGTGGGCGCCGCCTGCGCCGTCGTCGCGGTGACCGTCGCGGTCGTCGCCACCCGCTTCTTCCTGCGGGGCCGGCTGCTCGACCTGGCCGGCAAGGGAGAGTAGGACCCACGCCGAAAGGGGCGGGATCCACACGGATCCCGCCCCTTTCGCGTGCTCTCAGGCCCCGACGAGTCCTTCGAGGATCCCGCACAGCCGGTCGGAGGGGTCGTCGATGAAGTAGTGGTCGCCCGCGACCTCGGCGACCTCGAAGCCGCCGATGGTGTGCGCCGCCCAGCGGCCCATCTCCGCCGTCCCGCAGCCGTGGTCGGCGGTGCCGGCGATGGCGGTGACCGGGCAGGTCACCTTGGCGCCGGGCCGGACCGTGTAGGTCTCCGACATCGTCAGGTCCGCGGCCAGCGAGGGAGCCGCCAGCTGCCACAGGTCGGGGTCGGCCGCGGCCTGCCGGGCCGCCTCGCCCGAGCGCTCGGCCCAGGCCCGCAGCACGGCGTCCTCCCGGAAGTCCCGGCCGCTCGGCCGGTGGTCGGCGGGCGCCCTGCGGGCGGAGACGAACAGCCGGACGACCGGCGACGGGAACCTGGGGAGCATCCGGCGGGCCACCTCGAAGCCGACCGTGGCGCCCAGGCTGTGCCCGAACAGCGCCACGGGCGGGCCGTCCAGGGCGGTCAGCTCGTCCGCGATCCGGGAGGCCAGCGCCTCCAGGTCCTCGACCGGGGCCTCGGCACGCCGGTCCTGACGGCCCGGGTACTGCACGGCCACGACCTCGATCTCGGGCGTGAGCTTCTGTGCCAGCGCGCGGTAGAGGCCCGCGCCGCCGCCTGCGTAGGGAAGGCAGACCAGGCGGACGCGGGCCTCGGGCCGGACGTGGAACGTACGGAACCAGCTCACCGCAGACCCGCCGGGACGACGGGCTCGGCCATGGCCACGGCTATCCTGCGCGGCCCGGTGAACGGCTCCCGGCCGTGCGCCGCCAGCATGTTGTCGACCAGGAGCACGTCCCCGCGCCGCCAGTCGAACCTGCGACGGGCCGTGCGGTAGCGGTCGCGCAGATGGGCGATGACGTCGTCGGGGATGGTGCCGCCGTCGCCGTAGTAGCTGTTGGCCGGCAGGCCGTCGGCCCCGAACAGCTCCAGCAGGCCCTCCCGCACATCCGGCGGCAGCGTGCTGTCGTGGAAGAAGGTGATGTGGTTGAACCAGACGGACTCCCCGGTGACCGGGTGCCGGTGGACGGCCCTGCGGACGCCCTCGGTGCGCAGCACGTCGCCGTCTCCCCAGGACCAGCCGAGGTCGCGGCCCGCGCACAGGCGGGCGATCTCGTCGCGGTCCTCGGTGCCGAAGGAGGTCCGCCAGTCGACGCCGAAGCGCGGCCGGTAGTTGCGTACGACCATCCAGCCGCGCTCCACGAACTCCGCCCGGACCGCCGGGTCGATCGAGCGGTAGATCTCCCGGGTGTCGGCGAGCGGGGTCGCGCCCCGGGTGTGCGGCGGCTCGACGCAGGTGAAGAACAGCGTTCCGGGCCAGGACGCCTGGTAGGAGTTCTCGTTGTGCAGGAAGATCTCCTCGTCGGGCGGGTAGTCCGTGGAGGTGTAGATGTTGCCGTGCAGGGCCGTGCGCGGGGACGACTGCTCGGCGTACTCCAGCGGCGGGCCCGAGAAGGCGCGGACCACCTCGTCGACGCCGCGCAGCAGATCGGGGCCGGTGGGAAAGCCCCGCAGCAGCACGGCGCCGTGCCGGGTCAGCCGGCCGCGCAGGTCGTCGCGGTGCAGCGCGGTGAACTCCGCCAGCGGCGGGGCACCGGGCGCGCCCTCGATGAGGTGGGGCAGGTCGCTCATGGGATCTCCGATTTCTTCTCCGGGACGGACGGCCAGGCCAGCCGCATCTGTTCCTCGGCGGTGTGCTCGATGCGGTCCATCGCCCTGCGCAGCAGGGGCGGGGCCATGAGGGAGGTCACGATCGCGACGAGCACGATCGTGGTGTAGGCGGTGGCGTTCAGGACGCCGAGCCGCAGCCCGGTCATCGCGACGATCACCTCGATGACACCGCGGGCGTTCATGCCGGCACCGCAGGCCAGCGCCTCCGCCGTGGTGAGGCCGCTGGCCCTGGCCCCGATCCAGGCGCCGAGGAACTTGCCGGCGACGGCCAGCAGCAGGATGCCGGCGGCGACCGCGGCGACCGCGGGATCGGCCAGCGCGGTCAGGTCCATCCGCAGGCCGGCCAGGGCGAAGAACAGCGGCGCCAGGACGGTCAGGGTGACCGTGCGCAGCGGGACCAGGGCCTCCGGACGGGGATTGACCGACGCGATCACGACACCGCAGACGAACGCGCCGAACACGGCCTCGATGCCGAGTGCCTGGGTGGCCGCGCCGCCCAGCAGGAGGATGACCGCCACCGGCGCGATCGCCGGACCGCGCCGCAGCACGACGCGGGCCGCCGGCCGGAGCACGAACACGGCGACCAGCAGCACGGCGGCGATCTCGGCGACGGAGCCCAGCACGGTCTGTGTCCGCAGGCCGGTCGTGGCCATCGCGGACACCACCGAGAGCAACAGCCAGCCGACCACGTCGTCCATGACGGCCGCGGTCAGGGTCAGCTGCCCCACGTTGCGGTGCAGCAGGTTCATGTCCAGCAGGGTCTTGGCGATGACGGGGATGGCGCTCACGCACATCGCCACACCGAGGAACAGCGCGACGACCGTGCGGTCCGCGCCGCCCGACAGCAGCGACAGCGGCAGGACGAGGCCCGCCGCCACCCCGAAGGCGAGCGGCACCAGCAGCCCGCCGAGGCTGATCTTCGCCGCGGTCGCCCCGCGGGTGCGCACCAGCCGCAGATCCAGCTCGGCGCCGGACAGGCCGACCAGCAGCAGGACGCCGATCTGGCCGGTGGCGTCGAGGAGGTGCATCTGCCCGGTGTCCGGGCCGTGCCACACGCCGAGCGCGCCGAGCACGGACGGGCCGAGCAGCACCCCGGCGCACAACTCGCCGGCGATCGCGGGCAGGTTCACCCGCCGGGCCAGCCTGCCCAGGATCAGCGCGGTGCCCAGCAGCAGGCCCGCCTGGAGCAGAAACGTCAGCAACCGGTCCGCGGGAAGGGGCGCTACCGGATTCGCGGCTATCACCATGAGGCCGAGCGTCAAATCGGACCCGATAACGCGCCCATATTGCCGCTATACCCGTCCGGCGTCATGACCGGAGGTCGTTTTGCTATAGGCGGCTGATAGCCGGGCCGCGCACGCTCTCCGGCATGGAATACCAACGGCGGCTTCCGCTCTCCATGGCGCAGCAGGGCGTCTGGTTCGCCCATCAGCTGGACCCATCGGGCCGGCGCTACAACTGCGGTGAGTGCATCGACATCCGCGGTGACCTGGACCCCGAGGTGCTCCGGCGGGCCTGGGTGCGGTTGTGTTCCGAGGCCGAGGTGCTGCGGGTGACCTCGGTCGGCGAGGACGGCGAGGGTCTGCGGCAGTACGTGGCCGCGGCCCCGGCGGGTCCGCCTCCCCTGGTCGATCTGCGCGATGACGCGGACCCGGAGGAAGCCGCCCGGAAATGGATGGACGCCGATCTGGCGACATCCGTGGATCTGGAGAAAGGGCCGCTGTCGCACGCGGCCGTTTTCCGGCTCGGTCCGTCGCGGTTGCTGTTCTACTACAGAATTCACCACCTTCTCGTGGACGCCTACGGCGTGCATCTGCTGCGCGACCGGCTCGCCGCTCTGTGCGGCGAGCGGCCCGGCCCGGCCGGTTTCGAGCCGCTTGCGACCCTCGCGGAGGAGGAGGCGGGCTACCGCTCCTCGCCGCTGTTCGAGGCGGACCGCGCCTACTGGACCGCCCGCTTCGCGGACCGCCCGGAGCCCGTCCTGCTGCCCGGCGCCGCCCCGGCCGGCGACCGCCCGCCGCGCCTGCGCCGGGAGGAGCCGCTGCCCGGGGCCGGGCGCGCGGCGCTGGCCGGGGCCGCGCAGACCGTCGGCGCCACCTGGCAGACCGTCCTCGTCGCGGCGACCGCCGGCTATGTCCGGCGGATGACCGGCCGCTCCGACGTGATCCTCGGCCTGCCGGTCTCCGGACGGCGCGGCCCCCGCTCGCGGCGGGTGCCCGGGATGGCGACGGGCACGGTCGCGCTGCGCTTCGACATCCCGCCGGAGGCGAGCCTCGCCGACCTGGTGCCCGTGGTGGCGGCGGAGATCGGGACCGCGCTGCGGCACGAGCGCTACCGGCACGAGGACCTGTGCCGCGAGCTGGGCGTGACCGGGCGGGAGGGCGGTCTGCTCGGGACGCTGGTCAACTTCATGCCGTACGAGCGCGACCTGGACTTCGGCGGCGCCACCGGCCGGGTGACGAACCTGGCCTCCGGTCCCGCCCCCGATCTGTCCGTGGCGGTCAGCGGCCGGCCGGACGGCACGCCGGGCACGCTGCTCTTCGACGCCGGACCCGAGCTGCACGACGCCGACGGCCTGGCCGCGCACGCCGCGCGGCTGGCCGCCTTCGTCGCGCGGGCGGCGGCCTCGGTGCACACGCCGATCGGCGAGCTGGAGCTGCTGACCCCGGACGAGCGCACGGCCCTGCTGCCCCTCCGGGCGCCCTCACCCGCGCACACCGGTGACGTGCCGGGGCTCGTCGCCGCGCGGCCGGCCGGGGAGCCGGCCGTCGAGGCCGGGAAGACCACGCTGACCTACGGCGAACTCAACGCGCGGGCCGACGCGCTGGCCGCCCGGCTGCGCGCACAGGGCGCGGGACCGGGCACGAACGTGGCGCTGCTGATGCCGCGCACGGCCGGCCTCGTGGTGGCGATGCTCGCCTGCCTGCGGGCCGGCGCCGCCTACGTCCCGGTCGACCCCGGCTACCCGCGGGAGCGGATCGACCACCTGCTGGCGGACGCCGCCCCGGTGTGCGTCCTCACCGAGGAGGGTCCCGCCGGGACGGCCGGGAGCGGCTTCGGCCGTCCCGACCCGGACTCGGCCGCGTACCTCATCTACACCTCGGGCTCGACCGGTCTGCCCAAGGGCGTGGTCGTCCCGCACGGCGCGCTCGCCAACCTCGCCCTCGACCACGCCGAGCGGTTCGGGCTCGGACCCGGCAGCCGGGTGCTTCAGTACCTCTCGCCCGGTTTCGACGCCGCCGTGGGCGACATCTGGCCCGCGCTGGTCTCCGGTGCCACGCTGGTGCTCGCGCCGGACACCTCGGCGCTGGCGCCGGACGACCTCTCGGTGCTGCTGCGGGACGCCCGTATCACCCATCTGGCGCTGCCGACCGCCGTGCTGGCCGGTCTGCCCGCCCGGGAACTGCCCGGCCTGGACGTGCTGATCGTCGGCGGCGAGGCCGTGGACGAGGCGCTCGTGGCCCGCTGGGCGCCGGGCCGCCGCATGTTCAACATGTACGGACCGACCGAGACGACCGTGGCGGCGACCGGCAGCGGCCCGCTGTGCGCCGAGGGACGGCCGCCGATCGGCCGGCCCGTCTCCGGGGCCCGGGTCTACGTGCTGGACGAGCGGCTGGAGCCCGTCCCCGTCGGCTGCCCCGGCGAGCTGTACATCGCGGGCGCCGGCGTGGCGCGCGGCTACCACGGCCGCCCGGACCTGACCGCGGACCGCTTCCTGCCCTGCCCGTTCGGCCCGGACGGCGACCGCATGTACCGGACCGGGGACCGCGTCCGCCGGCGGCCGGACGGCCAGCTGGAGTATCTCGGCCGCGGCGACGGGCAGTTCAAGCTGCGCGGGCTGCGGATCGAGGCCGGCGAGGTGGAGGCCGCGCTGAGCCGGCACCCCGGTGTCCGCGCGGCGGCCGTGGCCGTGCGGGAGGACCGTCCCGGCGCCCGGCGCCTGGTCGGCTATCTGATCCCGGCCGGGCCGCTCGATCCGGCCGAGGTCCGGGAGCTGGCCCGGCGGATCCTGCCCGAGGCCATGGTGCCCTCCGCGCTCGTCGTGCTGGACGCGTTCCCGCTGACCCCGCACGGCAAGCTCGACCGCCGCGCGCTGCCCGCACCGCCCGAGGCGCGGCAGGACGACACCGACCTGCCCGGCTCCCCGGCCGAGGAAACGCTGCGCGCGCTCTTCGCCGACGTCCTGGGGCTGGACCGGGTCGGTGCCAGGGCCTCCTTCTTCGACCGGGGCGGCGACAGCATCATGGCGCTGCAACTGGTCAGCCGCGCCCGCAAGGCCGGGCTCGAACTCACCTCGCGCGAGGTCTTCCTGCACCCGACGCCCGCCGAACTGGCCGGCATCGCACGGCCGTTGCCCGACGAG comes from Streptomyces sp. SCL15-4 and encodes:
- a CDS encoding MbtH family protein; translated protein: MHAEEADDRRYLVVLNDEEQYSVWWADRALPAGWHPEGTEGSKDECLAHIGKIWTDLRPASLRRRMAAAR
- a CDS encoding ABC transporter ATP-binding protein; the protein is MDTGTAMVRLESVSRGFGKRDNRVIALDEVTLDFPEGVFTAVMGPSGSGKSTMLQCAAGIDRVDSGEVTLAGTPLRGLSEAALTRLRRQHVGFVFQTFNLIPSLTARQNVALPLMLAGRKPARKAVDAALERLGLGERKQHRPGELSGGQQQRVAIARALLTGPKVLFADEPTGALDSKSSRQVMQLLRELVDTSGQTIIMVTHDPVAASYADQIVFLADGRPAGVLESPTPELAAARITKLEQSW
- a CDS encoding ABC transporter permease, coding for MVRLALATVRARAVSYAGAFIALALGVGIIAMMTLALWAVGSTDLSGPQRYAAAPAVVTQPVTYKLTDDDGDAREFPIARPGDLPASTVRALAGTGRTVEDRSFSARLPGGPGDQVGHPWSAAAFTPYRLASGRAPHAAGEIVVGGGDPALVGKRVEVAVNGTFTGYKVVGVTALVWFEDAVFFTDAEARRLSPGVQAVVAYGPLGEVREAAGRASVLTGESRLLAEADQEGGRDQLRDAEGMAGTSLMIVAFVAVFVVIATFAFVVDQRRRELALFRTIGATPWQVRRMVLLEALLLAAVASALGCLIGGQGAALLQDFMIDKDIAPAWYEIDVVWPPLVIAFAAGLLSAMLGTAAVSWKAGRVKPAEALREATGHRRVLTPVRLVLGVALLGLGLQKSLSAVDSPLTAMSMQNYFPVPVLIVGGCALLTPLLLRPVLFLASWPLGRLGAGAMIVREGALFAGRRTASVAAPVVLALGLGGALLTAPIAAGDAGAAGLRAQAKADYTMVADDGATIGAATREKVLALPGVQAAALTPGELRLSGAKDRYIGTLSSWAVDPKALAATQDLKITEGSLDRFGDRQLVLDEDTAAEFGIKAGDEVKAGLPDGTAVNLTVAALSGPSVLGETGYVSGAHAAGGEPTRIDVKVGRGGDRAAVAAALREAAHDQPVRVAPMAEFLDEMRADQQDQARLATLIVFGLALGYALLAIANTLVMAAPGRRRELAALNLSGATRGDTLKYVAAETAVAAVAGVILGAVAAGLVVAGQRAALTKLAGGFAFAVPWGSIVAVGAACAVVAVTVAVVATRFFLRGRLLDLAGKGE
- a CDS encoding thioesterase II family protein, which translates into the protein MSWFRTFHVRPEARVRLVCLPYAGGGAGLYRALAQKLTPEIEVVAVQYPGRQDRRAEAPVEDLEALASRIADELTALDGPPVALFGHSLGATVGFEVARRMLPRFPSPVVRLFVSARRAPADHRPSGRDFREDAVLRAWAERSGEAARQAAADPDLWQLAAPSLAADLTMSETYTVRPGAKVTCPVTAIAGTADHGCGTAEMGRWAAHTIGGFEVAEVAGDHYFIDDPSDRLCGILEGLVGA
- a CDS encoding TauD/TfdA family dioxygenase; translation: MSDLPHLIEGAPGAPPLAEFTALHRDDLRGRLTRHGAVLLRGFPTGPDLLRGVDEVVRAFSGPPLEYAEQSSPRTALHGNIYTSTDYPPDEEIFLHNENSYQASWPGTLFFTCVEPPHTRGATPLADTREIYRSIDPAVRAEFVERGWMVVRNYRPRFGVDWRTSFGTEDRDEIARLCAGRDLGWSWGDGDVLRTEGVRRAVHRHPVTGESVWFNHITFFHDSTLPPDVREGLLELFGADGLPANSYYGDGGTIPDDVIAHLRDRYRTARRRFDWRRGDVLLVDNMLAAHGREPFTGPRRIAVAMAEPVVPAGLR
- a CDS encoding cation:proton antiporter — its product is MVIAANPVAPLPADRLLTFLLQAGLLLGTALILGRLARRVNLPAIAGELCAGVLLGPSVLGALGVWHGPDTGQMHLLDATGQIGVLLLVGLSGAELDLRLVRTRGATAAKISLGGLLVPLAFGVAAGLVLPLSLLSGGADRTVVALFLGVAMCVSAIPVIAKTLLDMNLLHRNVGQLTLTAAVMDDVVGWLLLSVVSAMATTGLRTQTVLGSVAEIAAVLLVAVFVLRPAARVVLRRGPAIAPVAVILLLGGAATQALGIEAVFGAFVCGVVIASVNPRPEALVPLRTVTLTVLAPLFFALAGLRMDLTALADPAVAAVAAGILLLAVAGKFLGAWIGARASGLTTAEALACGAGMNARGVIEVIVAMTGLRLGVLNATAYTTIVLVAIVTSLMAPPLLRRAMDRIEHTAEEQMRLAWPSVPEKKSEIP
- a CDS encoding non-ribosomal peptide synthetase, which codes for MEYQRRLPLSMAQQGVWFAHQLDPSGRRYNCGECIDIRGDLDPEVLRRAWVRLCSEAEVLRVTSVGEDGEGLRQYVAAAPAGPPPLVDLRDDADPEEAARKWMDADLATSVDLEKGPLSHAAVFRLGPSRLLFYYRIHHLLVDAYGVHLLRDRLAALCGERPGPAGFEPLATLAEEEAGYRSSPLFEADRAYWTARFADRPEPVLLPGAAPAGDRPPRLRREEPLPGAGRAALAGAAQTVGATWQTVLVAATAGYVRRMTGRSDVILGLPVSGRRGPRSRRVPGMATGTVALRFDIPPEASLADLVPVVAAEIGTALRHERYRHEDLCRELGVTGREGGLLGTLVNFMPYERDLDFGGATGRVTNLASGPAPDLSVAVSGRPDGTPGTLLFDAGPELHDADGLAAHAARLAAFVARAAASVHTPIGELELLTPDERTALLPLRAPSPAHTGDVPGLVAARPAGEPAVEAGKTTLTYGELNARADALAARLRAQGAGPGTNVALLMPRTAGLVVAMLACLRAGAAYVPVDPGYPRERIDHLLADAAPVCVLTEEGPAGTAGSGFGRPDPDSAAYLIYTSGSTGLPKGVVVPHGALANLALDHAERFGLGPGSRVLQYLSPGFDAAVGDIWPALVSGATLVLAPDTSALAPDDLSVLLRDARITHLALPTAVLAGLPARELPGLDVLIVGGEAVDEALVARWAPGRRMFNMYGPTETTVAATGSGPLCAEGRPPIGRPVSGARVYVLDERLEPVPVGCPGELYIAGAGVARGYHGRPDLTADRFLPCPFGPDGDRMYRTGDRVRRRPDGQLEYLGRGDGQFKLRGLRIEAGEVEAALSRHPGVRAAAVAVREDRPGARRLVGYLIPAGPLDPAEVRELARRILPEAMVPSALVVLDAFPLTPHGKLDRRALPAPPEARQDDTDLPGSPAEETLRALFADVLGLDRVGARASFFDRGGDSIMALQLVSRARKAGLELTSREVFLHPTPAELAGIARPLPDEEAAEPEGAGIGEVPLTPIVAWLAEQDVPSSRFSQSVTVRTPAGTTSEALADGLGILIDHHDALRLRSDGGRRLEVRPPGTVVPELTVTAGAGREDEHRAAARDRLDPARGVLHQAVWFPGGPGAPGLLQLTLHHLAVDGVSWRVLLQDLASAMTGTPLPAVGTSVRTWARRLAEAAPERTGELAMWERIARTADPGAAAGGLDPAADLFGTARSLTVALPPETTGALLTEVPAAFGAGVTEVLLTGLALAYRRWRGADGAVLCDLEGHGREDVFPGVRLDRTVGWFTSMYPARLDPGEVAWPQVVAAGPALGDALKRVKEQLRELPDHGLGYGMLRYLHEPSRARLSQLPAPRVGFNYLGRFSSGQDADWELTDGGFHADADPRMPFAHELEIVAATFDGPSGPELTVTVHWPRRLFADERVAELTGLFRSALEGLARHGREPGAGGLTPSDVPLVGLDQDEIDELAGRYGPLADLLPLSPLQEGFLVHSMRTEHTLDVYAAQLSVDLDGDLDAARMRSAAEAALDRHANLRAAFYYGDLDEPVQVLPARVALPWREEDLAGRPGPEAEAVRLAAADRRGRFDPAEPPLLRFLLLRLGARRYRLVLTVHHIVWDGWSTSVLVRELFALYAGDRLAPVTPYGRYAAWLAGRDRDAARQAWREALAGLPGPTLAGTTGRTEVAHELVVRELDEATTEALTARTAAHGLTLNTVVQGAWAVVLGELTGGHDVVFGSSVSGRPPELPGVEGMVGLFTNTVPVRVRLAPDEPFLAALLRLQREQAALQPHDHLGLAEIQRAVGLRTLFDTTTLFVNYPMDPSAWAAALGGRLRMRAFEAADDTHFPLRLAVVPGARLSLRLGHRPDAFGPDEARRLAARCARVLEAVALGPDPLVRDLSDPVQEGTS